In one Hirundo rustica isolate bHirRus1 unplaced genomic scaffold, bHirRus1.pri.v3 scaffold_407_arrow_ctg1, whole genome shotgun sequence genomic region, the following are encoded:
- the ADISSP gene encoding adipose-secreted signaling protein: protein MATAGKGGKLKGTGVRFSTEGTPGQPREGTQGHPPGGTHGHVHFQEQLHDSAVMVTQDKDGHFLVKVGFLRIQHKYEITFLLPPVPTLGGDVCPLPVPNPNLRVISVTSLPEGHSVRCEYTASKEGVLMEELLLAGHSPNHVKVTIQARVMDRHHGTPMLLDGVRCVAAELEYDSEQSDWPGFD from the exons ATGGCGACAGCCGGCAAAG GCGGCAAGCTGAAGGGGACAGGAGTGCGCTTCTCCACCGAGGGGACACCGGGCCAGCcccgggaggggacacagggccACCCGCCGGGGGGGACACACGGCCACGTCCacttccaggagcagctgcacgACTCGGCCGTGATGGTGACGCAGGACAAGGACGGACACTTCCTGGTCAAG GTGGGATTCCTGAGGATCCAGCACAAGTACGAGATCACCTTCCTGCTGCCGCCCGTGCCGACGCTGGGCGGGGAcgtttgtcccctccctgtccccaacCCCAACCTGCGCGTCATCAGCGTCACCTCCCTGCCCGAAG GGCACAGCGTGCGCTGCGAGTACACGGCGAGCAAGGAGGGGGTGCtgatggaggagctgctgctggccggACACAGCCCCAACCACGTCAAGGTCACCATCCAGGCCCGCGTCATGG acCGTCACCACGGGACGCCGATGCTCCTGGACGGGGTGCGCTGCGTGGCGGCCGAGCTGGAGTACGACTCGGAGCAGAGCGACTGGCCGGGCTTCGACTGA